In a single window of the Dehalococcoidia bacterium genome:
- a CDS encoding YggS family pyridoxal phosphate-dependent enzyme, protein MDIEHNIQAIKSRIARACERAGRSSDEITLIAITKTVDPAAIRAAFQAGIRHFGENRIQEAQSKFPQLQDVRSQSTWHLVGHLQTNKAKTAVELFDIIQSVDSLRLAEFISRHIEHPIPVLLEVNAGGEASKGGFSPVEISSTLKSLQEMPALKVEGLMTVAPLVSDPEEVRPVFRRLWELGNALGLKELSMGMSDDFEVAIEEGATMIRVGRGIFGERRA, encoded by the coding sequence ATGGACATCGAGCATAATATCCAGGCAATAAAAAGCCGCATCGCCCGGGCGTGCGAGCGGGCTGGGCGGTCATCGGACGAAATTACCCTGATCGCCATCACCAAAACCGTTGACCCGGCAGCCATCCGCGCTGCCTTTCAGGCAGGCATCCGGCACTTTGGTGAGAACAGAATCCAGGAAGCACAATCAAAATTTCCCCAGCTGCAGGATGTGAGATCACAGTCCACCTGGCACCTGGTGGGACATCTCCAGACCAACAAGGCAAAGACAGCAGTAGAGCTTTTTGATATAATCCAGAGTGTCGATTCCCTGAGATTGGCAGAATTTATCAGCCGTCATATCGAGCACCCGATTCCTGTATTGCTTGAGGTCAATGCGGGCGGAGAGGCCAGTAAAGGAGGCTTCTCGCCGGTGGAGATATCCTCAACGCTGAAGAGTCTGCAAGAAATGCCTGCCCTGAAGGTGGAAGGATTGATGACCGTCGCGCCTCTGGTCAGCGACCCGGAAGAAGTCAGGCCGGTGTTTCGCCGACTATGGGAATTGGGCAACGCGCTGGGACTCAAAGAGCTTTCCATGGGAATGAGCGATGACTTCGAGGTGGCCATTGAAGAGGGCGCTACCATGATACGGGTGGGCCGGGGAATATTTGGAGAACGGAGGGCTTAA
- the proC gene encoding pyrroline-5-carboxylate reductase, whose protein sequence is MRIAFIGAGAMAEAMISGLVRSGSIKAEAITASDVNPARLKALEELYGIKFTTDNRKAAKGKEIVVLAIKPQVLPAVTQELKGAFKPDQMVISIVAGANIETLRQQIDHNCIVLVMPNTPAQIGEGMSVWTATEAVSPRQREMTRSILAALGKEYYVADEKYLAMATAVSGSGPAYIFLFIEALIDAAVHIGMSRDMASELVLQTMLGSTHLAQISGKHVAELRNMVTSPGGTSTEGLLQLENGGLRAIITQAVIAAYEKAKNRSKEQK, encoded by the coding sequence ATGAGGATCGCTTTTATCGGCGCGGGGGCGATGGCAGAAGCCATGATATCCGGTCTCGTCAGAAGTGGTTCCATAAAGGCGGAGGCGATTACGGCCAGCGATGTCAATCCAGCCCGCCTCAAGGCTTTAGAGGAACTCTATGGAATCAAATTCACCACGGACAATCGAAAGGCAGCCAAGGGCAAGGAGATCGTGGTCCTGGCAATCAAGCCTCAGGTTCTCCCCGCCGTCACACAAGAGCTGAAAGGGGCTTTCAAACCCGACCAGATGGTGATTTCGATTGTTGCCGGAGCCAATATCGAAACCCTGCGCCAGCAGATTGATCACAACTGTATCGTTTTGGTCATGCCCAATACCCCGGCGCAGATCGGGGAAGGAATGAGCGTCTGGACAGCCACCGAAGCGGTGAGCCCCAGGCAGAGAGAAATGACCCGATCCATCCTAGCTGCCCTGGGCAAAGAGTATTATGTTGCCGATGAGAAGTACCTCGCCATGGCCACAGCAGTAAGCGGGAGCGGCCCAGCTTATATCTTTCTCTTCATCGAAGCGTTGATCGATGCGGCAGTGCATATCGGGATGTCACGCGATATGGCATCAGAGCTAGTGCTGCAAACGATGCTGGGTTCCACCCACCTCGCCCAGATCAGCGGAAAACACGTTGCAGAACTTCGCAACATGGTCACCTCTCCGGGAGGGACGTCTACCGAAGGACTGCTACAGCTTGAAAATGGCGGCCTGCGAGCCATTATTACACAGGCGGTGATTGCCGCATACGAAAAAGCCAAAAACCGGAGTAAGGAACAGAAATGA
- a CDS encoding radical SAM protein — protein sequence MNWKTLQKARERLAREQGTLLKDWGGKTSIALIYPNSYFLGMSNLGFQTLYELLNRNDCIVCERVFWEGDETVSLESQRPLGDFDVLAFSFSYELDYLNAARVLKSSSIPLFASERGEQHPLIIAGGAAVTANPGPLSSMIDCFAIGEGEEILPRMTQIILDGVDSPRKELLIELARVPGIYVPSIPNPPIVRQSVANLSETATTSIVLTPDTELGDLYLMEIARGCSWGCRFCLAGFHFRPVRYRPVEKILEQAIQGSKYRKRMGLVSAAISDHPQIDELVVGLRKRGIEFSVSSIRIKPLSDVLLHGLADSGTKTVTLAPEAGSERLRQVIKKGITEDDILKAADRIAGIGLRQLKLYFMVGLPTETDDDISDIIKLALAARDIAGKHRSGTQLTLNITPFVPKPGTPFQWLPMATADVLKHRLSMLKKGLNHKGLEVKADSIEWSLIQGMLSRGDWRMGEVISNLPRGSLSEWQKAMEKAGIDPGRIHREIPQDEPLSWSIIDSGIKPAHLRAEMEKALGSYGESNSCTR from the coding sequence ATGAACTGGAAAACGCTTCAGAAAGCACGGGAAAGACTTGCCAGAGAACAGGGGACTCTGCTCAAGGATTGGGGCGGCAAAACCAGCATTGCTCTCATCTACCCCAATTCCTACTTTCTGGGCATGTCCAATCTGGGATTTCAAACCCTCTACGAGCTCCTCAACAGGAACGATTGCATCGTCTGCGAAAGGGTTTTCTGGGAGGGAGATGAGACCGTCTCTCTGGAATCACAAAGGCCGTTGGGAGACTTCGACGTTCTGGCCTTCTCTTTTTCTTATGAACTCGATTATCTCAACGCCGCCCGGGTTCTGAAATCGAGCTCCATTCCACTCTTCGCCTCCGAGCGCGGCGAACAACACCCTTTGATCATCGCCGGTGGGGCGGCGGTAACCGCCAATCCGGGGCCGTTGTCATCGATGATCGACTGTTTTGCCATCGGCGAGGGCGAGGAGATTTTACCGAGGATGACCCAGATCATTCTGGACGGTGTCGACTCTCCCCGAAAAGAGCTGCTCATAGAATTGGCCCGGGTGCCGGGAATCTACGTTCCCAGCATCCCCAATCCACCCATAGTTCGCCAATCGGTGGCCAACCTGTCGGAAACGGCCACAACCTCGATCGTGCTGACGCCGGATACTGAGTTGGGCGATTTGTATCTGATGGAAATTGCGCGGGGTTGTTCATGGGGGTGCCGGTTCTGCCTGGCCGGATTTCACTTCCGTCCCGTGCGATATCGCCCGGTGGAGAAGATCCTGGAACAGGCCATACAGGGATCGAAATATCGAAAACGCATGGGATTGGTGAGCGCCGCCATCTCCGACCATCCCCAGATCGACGAGCTTGTGGTCGGACTCAGGAAGCGGGGAATTGAGTTCTCAGTGAGCTCGATAAGGATAAAACCCCTTTCCGACGTCCTTCTCCACGGCCTGGCCGATAGCGGCACAAAGACCGTAACGCTGGCCCCTGAAGCCGGCTCCGAGAGATTGCGACAGGTCATCAAGAAAGGCATAACAGAGGACGATATTCTGAAAGCCGCGGATCGGATTGCCGGGATCGGACTGAGGCAACTTAAGCTCTATTTCATGGTCGGGTTACCAACGGAAACTGATGACGATATATCGGATATCATCAAACTGGCGCTTGCCGCCAGGGACATCGCCGGGAAGCATCGATCGGGAACCCAACTGACCCTGAATATAACGCCATTCGTGCCCAAGCCGGGAACGCCCTTTCAGTGGCTCCCGATGGCCACTGCCGATGTGCTCAAGCACCGGCTTTCTATGCTTAAGAAAGGTTTGAATCATAAAGGACTGGAGGTCAAAGCGGATAGCATCGAATGGTCTCTGATCCAGGGCATGCTTTCGCGAGGGGATTGGCGGATGGGAGAGGTTATCTCCAATTTGCCCCGGGGTTCGCTCTCGGAATGGCAAAAGGCCATGGAGAAAGCCGGCATTGATCCCGGACGAATCCATCGCGAGATACCTCAAGATGAGCCCCTCTCGTGGTCGATAATAGACTCAGGGATAAAGCCAGCGCATCTCCGGGCCGAAATGGAAAAGGCGCTCGGAAGTTACGGTGAATCCAACTCTTGCACGAGGTAA
- a CDS encoding amidohydrolase has protein sequence MTTANSADLILFNANVLTMEGLKPRVELVAIKGDRIIAVGSNSDCRAFTGDRTTLIDCHGKTVIPGFHDSHLHIFSLLSSLLSLDCSPSAVSSIADIQRLIALRAAETPKGSWVKASDYNEFYLKEKRHPNRRDLDQVATDHPVRLTHRTRHASVLNSLALSMAGISSQTPDPDGGLIDRDAETGEPTGVLFGMESYLSKKVIPPLSAEDVDEGLRRTNELLLASGLTSLADATSHNGVDQWEQFQTLKAEGKLVSRITMMFDSEALDRILERSLGAGAGDDHLRLGMVKIQVDEIRGPLNPPQPVLNEMVFEAHRAGFQVALHAVEENTVEAAISAIEYAQRRMPKADHRHRIEHCSECPPHLFERVKKVEAIVVTQPAFLYFGGERYLQTVDRRILPWLYRVGAFHERQIPLAFSSDAPIIPLNPLIGIYAAVTRKSEAGQVLSSTEAISPHQALRMYTMGGAYACFQENIGGSIAPGKLGDLVVLNADPTGVPMEAIKGITVEKTIIGGKVMWEKR, from the coding sequence ATGACTACTGCAAATAGCGCTGACCTCATCCTGTTCAACGCAAATGTGCTTACCATGGAGGGTCTGAAACCTCGAGTGGAGCTTGTAGCCATCAAGGGGGATCGAATAATTGCGGTTGGCAGCAACAGCGATTGTCGAGCTTTCACTGGAGACCGGACCACTCTCATCGATTGCCATGGCAAAACCGTCATCCCGGGCTTTCATGATTCCCACCTGCACATCTTTTCGCTGCTTTCCAGTTTGTTGAGCCTCGATTGCAGTCCCTCGGCCGTCTCTTCGATAGCCGATATCCAGCGACTGATTGCATTGAGAGCAGCAGAGACTCCGAAAGGGTCCTGGGTAAAAGCCTCAGATTATAACGAGTTTTATCTGAAGGAGAAACGCCATCCGAATCGCCGGGATCTGGATCAGGTGGCGACTGACCATCCTGTCAGGCTGACCCATCGCACCCGACACGCCTCTGTGCTCAACAGCCTGGCACTCTCTATGGCAGGAATAAGCAGCCAGACTCCTGATCCTGACGGCGGACTCATCGATAGAGATGCTGAAACGGGAGAACCCACCGGAGTCCTTTTTGGAATGGAGTCCTACCTCAGCAAGAAGGTTATCCCGCCTCTATCCGCAGAGGATGTGGATGAAGGGTTGAGGCGGACCAACGAACTCCTGCTGGCATCAGGCCTTACTTCACTGGCGGATGCGACATCGCACAATGGGGTTGACCAGTGGGAACAGTTTCAAACTCTCAAGGCTGAAGGTAAGTTGGTATCTCGAATCACTATGATGTTTGATTCTGAGGCATTGGATCGAATTCTGGAGCGATCACTGGGCGCCGGAGCGGGCGATGACCACCTTCGATTGGGCATGGTGAAAATCCAGGTCGATGAGATCAGAGGGCCCCTTAATCCGCCTCAACCGGTGCTCAATGAGATGGTGTTTGAGGCGCATAGAGCTGGTTTCCAGGTAGCTCTCCATGCCGTTGAAGAGAACACGGTTGAAGCGGCGATAAGCGCCATCGAGTATGCTCAGCGGCGGATGCCAAAGGCCGATCATCGCCACCGGATCGAACATTGCTCTGAGTGTCCGCCTCATTTGTTTGAGAGAGTCAAGAAAGTGGAAGCCATCGTTGTTACTCAGCCTGCTTTTCTCTACTTCGGCGGCGAGAGATATCTGCAAACGGTTGATCGCCGAATTCTGCCGTGGCTCTATCGAGTCGGGGCGTTTCACGAAAGGCAAATCCCCCTTGCTTTCAGCTCCGATGCACCCATCATACCTCTGAACCCGCTTATCGGGATCTACGCCGCTGTAACTCGCAAATCTGAGGCTGGACAGGTCCTTTCTTCCACAGAAGCGATTTCACCTCATCAGGCGCTCCGGATGTACACAATGGGAGGAGCTTATGCCTGCTTTCAAGAGAATATCGGGGGCAGCATAGCGCCGGGGAAGCTCGGCGATCTGGTGGTGTTGAACGCTGATCCCACCGGAGTGCCGATGGAAGCGATCAAAGGGATTACCGTAGAAAAGACCATCATCGGCGGGAAAGTGATGTGGGAAAAGAGATGA
- a CDS encoding peptidase MA family metallohydrolase, translating into MVGRREFVCVLALMMLLASFVSGCNSGGDTPSPKEPTSSSTVVPIISQGDITVLSRSTKTDFPKSLTFNLEVESDGQITGVELRYKIAKVTSPSVIATIKPDFTPGYRVKTSWVWDMKKASLPPGAEVEYHWVIKNASGVVSTLTAEKLSFDDTRYDWRELLENNVRLFWHQGDKSFGQALMNAAQGALDKLAEDTGALLEKEVKIYIYASADELQNALVYSQDWTGGIAFTDYGIIAIGVSPGNLDWGKGTVAHELAHLVISQVTFNPYAGLPTWLSEGLAMYAEGELTENFEELFTGAVFNSALISVQSLSSSFPADAGEALLAYAESYQLVKFIIDSYGADKMLDLLHVFRNGSSPDDALLAVYGFDTNGLDSVWRLSLGIGAPLASGFRRGLPGMALCFTFSHLPTPASL; encoded by the coding sequence ATGGTAGGCAGAAGAGAGTTTGTTTGTGTCTTGGCTCTGATGATGCTCCTGGCGAGCTTTGTGAGCGGCTGTAATTCAGGTGGAGATACCCCCTCTCCGAAAGAACCCACCTCAAGTTCCACTGTTGTGCCGATCATATCTCAGGGCGATATCACTGTGCTCTCCAGGAGTACCAAGACCGATTTCCCCAAATCCCTCACCTTCAATCTGGAAGTCGAAAGCGATGGCCAGATCACCGGAGTTGAGTTGCGGTACAAAATCGCCAAGGTTACTTCACCTTCGGTGATTGCCACCATCAAACCGGATTTCACTCCGGGCTATCGGGTGAAGACGAGCTGGGTTTGGGACATGAAGAAGGCCAGCTTGCCGCCAGGGGCAGAGGTTGAATATCACTGGGTTATCAAGAATGCATCGGGAGTGGTTTCTACCCTGACTGCGGAGAAACTCAGCTTCGATGACACCCGCTATGACTGGCGGGAGCTATTGGAAAATAATGTCCGGTTATTCTGGCATCAGGGCGATAAGTCATTCGGTCAGGCATTGATGAATGCGGCCCAGGGTGCGCTGGATAAACTGGCCGAAGATACGGGGGCGCTGCTGGAGAAGGAAGTTAAAATCTATATCTACGCCAGCGCAGATGAGTTACAGAACGCCTTGGTATATTCTCAGGATTGGACGGGAGGAATTGCCTTTACCGACTACGGTATCATAGCCATCGGCGTTTCTCCCGGTAATTTAGACTGGGGGAAAGGAACAGTGGCTCATGAGTTGGCCCATCTGGTCATAAGCCAGGTCACTTTCAATCCTTATGCCGGCTTGCCGACCTGGCTTAGTGAAGGCCTGGCAATGTATGCCGAGGGCGAATTGACGGAAAACTTCGAAGAACTATTCACGGGTGCCGTATTCAATTCTGCACTCATTTCGGTGCAGAGTTTGAGCAGCAGTTTTCCTGCCGATGCCGGAGAAGCACTTCTGGCCTATGCTGAGAGCTATCAACTCGTAAAATTTATCATCGATAGCTATGGCGCTGACAAGATGCTGGATCTGCTCCACGTGTTCAGGAATGGCAGCAGCCCAGATGATGCCTTATTGGCGGTGTATGGCTTTGACACCAACGGACTGGATAGCGTGTGGCGTCTCAGTCTCGGGATTGGGGCACCTTTAGCCAGCGGATTTCGGCGTGGATTGCCCGGTATGGCGCTTTGTTTCACCTTCAGTCATTTACCAACGCCAGCGAGCCTCTGA
- a CDS encoding YggT family protein, which yields MSFPQLFAYFLCQVLSIAIFARAILSWFPVNPGNQLVAFLYQITEPILATMRRIIPRLGMFDLTPMIVFFVLQMTAGVIAGL from the coding sequence ATGAGTTTTCCCCAATTATTTGCATACTTCCTTTGCCAGGTGCTTTCAATTGCCATCTTTGCCCGGGCCATACTCTCATGGTTTCCGGTGAATCCCGGCAACCAGTTAGTCGCTTTCCTCTATCAAATCACCGAGCCCATACTGGCGACCATGCGGCGGATCATCCCGCGGCTTGGCATGTTCGATCTAACCCCGATGATCGTTTTCTTCGTACTGCAAATGACTGCAGGCGTCATCGCCGGGCTGTAA
- the ppdK gene encoding pyruvate, phosphate dikinase, with amino-acid sequence MTASRTTKWVYNFSEGNASMVNLLGGKGANLAEMSTLGLPVPPGFVITTETSAAYFQAGSKLPDDVMDQVRKSMKKVEKEMGRRFGDAENPLLVSVRSGARKSMPGMMETVLNVGLCELTIPGMITQSKDERFVYDAYRRLITMYSDVVMEKSSGIEPENEGMAVRPQLEKLMDALKKKRGCKLDTDLTAQDLKSLCEQYKAKVKEVLGKEFPDDPWAQLWGAIGAVFQSWYGKRAVSYRRVEGIPAEWGTAVNVQTMVFGNMGEGSATGVAFTRDPATGDSHFYGEWLVNAQGEDVVAGIRTPNALNKYCKQPGQNDKLPSLEEAMPDIYRQLVDIRNTLEKHYTDMQDLEFTIEHGRLWMLQTRSGKRNGTAAVRMAVDMLDEGLIDAKTALRRVKPEQLDELLHPMLDPDGEKTAVKLAKGLPAGPGGAIGKIVLNSERAHELGKKGDKLILVRTETSPEDVEGMHVAEGILTARGGMTSHAALVARGWGKCCIVGCGELDVDYQARTVKVAGKTLKEGDWISLNGSKGIVYLGKVPVVPAEPEKNPWYKKLMELADSTRRLGVRTNADRPIDAEIAVKFGAEGIGLTRTEHMFFEGDRIVSMRKMILADDLAGREKALEELLPLQREDFIGIFKALKGRPATIRFLDPPLHEFVPHDEAGQKEMAKAMGISAEKVREKVDALFEFNPMLGHRGCRLGITYPEITAMQARAIIEAAYEVKGAKAEIMIPLVGHVKEFIHQKKIVLDVFEQVKAEKKRQKAPEIKIGTMIEVPRGAVTADEIAKEAEFFSFGTNDLTQMGCGFSRDDAGKFLKPYVELGIFERDPFQTLDASGVGELVRIAVEKGRKARPGIKLGVCGEHGGDPKSIEFFHRVGLDYVSCSPFRVPIARLAAAHAALDD; translated from the coding sequence ATGACAGCTTCGCGCACGACAAAGTGGGTGTACAATTTTTCAGAAGGGAATGCCAGCATGGTCAATCTCTTGGGGGGCAAGGGTGCCAATCTGGCAGAGATGTCAACCCTGGGGTTGCCGGTGCCCCCGGGTTTCGTGATCACTACAGAGACCAGTGCCGCCTATTTCCAGGCAGGAAGCAAACTCCCTGATGACGTTATGGACCAGGTCCGCAAGTCGATGAAAAAGGTGGAGAAGGAAATGGGCCGCCGCTTTGGCGATGCGGAAAATCCTCTTCTGGTTTCGGTGCGCAGCGGGGCGCGCAAATCCATGCCCGGCATGATGGAGACCGTGCTCAATGTGGGGCTTTGTGAACTTACCATCCCCGGCATGATCACGCAATCCAAGGACGAGCGCTTTGTGTATGATGCGTATCGTCGATTGATCACCATGTACTCGGATGTGGTGATGGAGAAGTCGTCCGGGATCGAACCGGAGAATGAGGGAATGGCCGTCCGTCCTCAGTTGGAAAAGCTGATGGACGCCCTCAAGAAGAAGCGGGGATGCAAGCTGGATACCGATCTGACCGCCCAAGACCTTAAGTCTCTCTGCGAGCAGTACAAGGCGAAAGTCAAAGAGGTGTTGGGTAAGGAATTTCCGGATGATCCGTGGGCGCAACTCTGGGGTGCTATCGGTGCGGTGTTCCAGTCATGGTATGGCAAGAGAGCGGTATCCTATCGAAGGGTGGAAGGAATTCCAGCGGAATGGGGGACCGCGGTCAATGTTCAGACGATGGTTTTCGGGAATATGGGAGAAGGCAGCGCCACGGGCGTGGCGTTTACTCGCGATCCGGCCACGGGAGATTCCCATTTCTACGGCGAGTGGCTGGTGAATGCCCAGGGTGAGGACGTGGTGGCCGGCATCCGCACACCGAATGCATTGAACAAGTATTGCAAGCAGCCTGGGCAGAACGATAAGCTTCCTTCTCTGGAAGAAGCCATGCCTGATATTTACCGACAGCTGGTGGATATTCGTAATACGCTTGAAAAGCACTATACGGATATGCAGGACCTCGAGTTTACCATCGAGCATGGGCGGCTCTGGATGTTGCAGACTCGCTCCGGCAAACGCAATGGTACGGCGGCAGTTCGCATGGCGGTGGATATGCTGGATGAAGGGCTGATCGATGCGAAAACGGCACTTAGGCGCGTCAAGCCGGAGCAGTTGGATGAACTCCTGCATCCGATGCTCGATCCTGATGGCGAAAAGACGGCTGTCAAATTGGCCAAAGGTCTCCCGGCCGGTCCCGGCGGCGCTATAGGCAAGATTGTGCTTAATAGCGAGCGCGCCCATGAATTAGGCAAAAAGGGCGATAAGCTGATTCTGGTTCGCACTGAAACCAGCCCGGAAGACGTGGAAGGCATGCATGTGGCTGAAGGTATCCTGACGGCTCGTGGCGGCATGACCAGTCACGCTGCTCTGGTGGCTCGCGGATGGGGCAAGTGCTGCATCGTGGGCTGTGGCGAACTGGATGTCGATTACCAGGCACGCACCGTTAAAGTCGCTGGTAAGACTCTCAAAGAAGGCGACTGGATCAGCCTGAATGGCTCTAAAGGAATTGTGTACTTGGGCAAGGTTCCGGTTGTTCCCGCAGAACCGGAAAAGAATCCCTGGTACAAGAAATTGATGGAGCTTGCCGATAGCACCCGAAGGCTGGGCGTACGCACTAACGCCGATAGGCCGATCGATGCGGAAATCGCCGTCAAGTTCGGCGCAGAGGGAATCGGTCTGACCCGAACCGAGCACATGTTCTTTGAAGGTGATCGCATCGTTTCCATGCGAAAGATGATCCTGGCTGATGACCTGGCAGGCCGAGAGAAGGCCCTGGAAGAGTTGTTGCCGCTGCAGCGAGAGGACTTCATCGGTATCTTCAAGGCGCTGAAGGGGCGTCCGGCAACCATCCGGTTCCTCGATCCACCCTTGCATGAGTTTGTTCCTCATGATGAGGCAGGGCAGAAAGAGATGGCCAAGGCAATGGGTATCAGCGCTGAAAAGGTCAGGGAGAAGGTGGACGCACTCTTTGAGTTCAATCCGATGTTGGGGCATCGGGGTTGCCGGCTAGGCATTACCTATCCGGAGATCACCGCGATGCAGGCCAGGGCCATTATCGAAGCAGCGTATGAAGTCAAGGGAGCCAAGGCTGAGATCATGATCCCGCTGGTGGGCCATGTGAAAGAATTTATCCACCAGAAGAAGATTGTGCTGGATGTTTTTGAACAGGTCAAGGCGGAGAAGAAGCGTCAGAAGGCTCCCGAGATCAAGATCGGGACGATGATCGAAGTGCCGCGTGGGGCAGTAACGGCTGATGAGATTGCCAAAGAGGCGGAGTTCTTCAGTTTCGGCACCAACGATTTGACCCAGATGGGTTGCGGCTTCAGCCGAGATGATGCCGGCAAGTTCCTTAAGCCATATGTAGAACTGGGCATATTTGAGCGGGACCCCTTCCAGACTCTGGATGCCAGCGGCGTCGGTGAGCTGGTGCGAATCGCAGTGGAGAAAGGCCGGAAGGCTCGCCCTGGTATCAAGCTGGGCGTCTGCGGTGAGCACGGTGGTGATCCGAAGTCGATCGAGTTCTTCCATCGTGTGGGGCTGGATTACGTCAGCTGCTCGCCGTTCCGGGTGCCGATTGCCAGGCTGGCCGCAGCTCACGCCGCGTTGGACGATTAG
- a CDS encoding deoxyguanosinetriphosphate triphosphohydrolase — protein sequence MSGRNIRQWLEEREEGLSPYAAQSRLAKRDKPEEPSPIRTEFQRDRDRIIHTKAFRRLKHKTQVFIAPMGDHYVTRLTHTLEVSQIARTIARALRLNEDLAEAISLGHDLGHTPFGHVGEDVLNQILPGGFRHNEQSLRVVEVLERGGEGLNLTTDVREGILKHSKPREGLMGECWDAPATFEGQICKIADSIAYINHDIDDALRAGLITLDDLPRLVTSTLGDSHSKRINTLVSDVVDYSWAVTGLVEEESPPAILLSPAILEAMNTLREFLFERVYDADAMTDEAERA from the coding sequence ATGTCTGGTCGCAATATTCGCCAGTGGCTTGAGGAACGGGAAGAAGGCCTTTCGCCTTATGCTGCCCAAAGCAGGCTGGCAAAACGGGATAAACCGGAAGAACCATCTCCTATCCGTACTGAGTTCCAGCGCGACCGGGATCGCATCATCCACACCAAAGCCTTCCGTCGCCTCAAGCACAAAACACAGGTATTCATTGCTCCAATGGGTGACCACTACGTTACCCGGTTGACCCATACCCTTGAGGTTTCTCAAATCGCCCGCACAATCGCACGAGCATTGCGTCTGAACGAAGACCTTGCGGAAGCCATATCTCTGGGACATGATCTGGGCCACACGCCCTTTGGTCATGTGGGGGAAGATGTCCTCAATCAGATTTTGCCGGGCGGTTTTCGCCACAACGAACAGAGCCTCAGAGTGGTTGAAGTGCTGGAGAGGGGGGGGGAAGGGCTCAACTTGACAACCGATGTCAGAGAGGGTATACTGAAACACTCCAAGCCTAGGGAAGGCCTGATGGGAGAATGTTGGGATGCTCCCGCTACCTTTGAAGGACAGATTTGCAAGATAGCGGACTCCATCGCGTATATCAATCACGACATCGACGATGCTCTGAGGGCTGGCCTGATCACCCTAGATGACCTACCTCGTTTAGTCACTTCCACACTGGGGGATTCTCACTCCAAAAGGATCAATACCTTGGTCAGCGATGTGGTTGATTATTCGTGGGCAGTGACTGGTCTGGTAGAGGAGGAGAGCCCACCAGCGATTCTCCTGAGTCCTGCAATTCTGGAAGCCATGAACACCTTGAGGGAATTCCTTTTCGAGCGCGTCTATGATGCGGATGCGATGACCGATGAGGCAGAGAGAGCCAG
- a CDS encoding tetratricopeptide repeat protein: MKLSNTDDAISLAMQGRWEEAVALNRRIIETSPDDIDARNRLGKALTELGRYAESKQSYERVLELDPTNAIAKRNIQRLSLLKSEDRPPKESPKFNSKFFIEETGKARIVSLQKIAPREALIKMSPGDPAHLQIRDQSLVIINDAGDYLGEVEPKLTSRLIELMEGGNKYQAAITSLRDDRIKVIIRETFQHPSQIGHLSFPPRVVEEMKPYFKSSLAKYDAEEDFASEADEGGDLEGEPDPLWDDDTQSEEDVSILSSEDADAIV, encoded by the coding sequence ATGAAGCTCAGCAATACCGATGATGCCATCAGCCTGGCAATGCAGGGGCGGTGGGAAGAGGCGGTGGCACTTAACCGGAGAATTATTGAGACTTCACCAGATGATATCGATGCTCGCAATCGTTTGGGGAAGGCACTGACAGAATTAGGCCGCTATGCCGAATCGAAGCAGTCATACGAACGCGTACTTGAACTGGACCCGACCAATGCCATCGCCAAAAGGAATATCCAGCGATTATCCCTTCTGAAGAGCGAAGACCGTCCGCCAAAAGAGAGCCCCAAGTTCAATTCCAAGTTTTTCATCGAAGAGACCGGCAAGGCCAGAATCGTGAGCCTGCAAAAAATAGCCCCAAGAGAGGCCTTGATCAAAATGTCTCCCGGCGACCCCGCCCATCTTCAAATCCGGGATCAGAGCCTGGTCATAATCAATGATGCCGGTGATTACCTAGGTGAGGTCGAACCCAAGCTGACATCCCGTCTGATTGAGTTAATGGAAGGGGGAAACAAATATCAGGCAGCGATCACCAGCCTCAGAGATGACAGGATCAAAGTAATCATCCGGGAGACATTCCAGCATCCCAGCCAGATAGGGCATCTTTCATTCCCTCCAAGGGTAGTCGAGGAAATGAAGCCCTATTTCAAGAGTAGCCTGGCCAAATACGATGCCGAGGAAGATTTCGCCTCAGAAGCAGATGAAGGCGGCGACCTGGAGGGAGAACCAGACCCTCTTTGGGACGATGACACCCAATCTGAAGAGGACGTATCCATTCTCTCCAGTGAGGATGCAGACGCTATCGTGTAA